One window of Brevibacterium pigmentatum genomic DNA carries:
- a CDS encoding mycothiol transferase produces MPFFTPSVTTEADAAFTFLTQQCNQLKLTALGLTDEQARSTPTASGLSITGLVVHAAQVVNNWLIQVKEPTREIAEDDYRPVNEKMGLTAMFDGSALPDLDIDEAVAIFDKVIDGIEEARAAVAEAGTDLGTEVPMPYNPWMPDDFVMSVRWILMHLNTEIARHAGHADIIRESIDGAIAYQLNAQADGEPWPPEGIDWT; encoded by the coding sequence ATGCCGTTCTTCACCCCTTCCGTCACGACCGAAGCCGACGCTGCCTTCACGTTCCTCACGCAGCAGTGCAACCAGCTCAAGCTCACGGCGCTCGGCCTGACCGACGAACAGGCTCGCAGCACACCGACGGCCAGCGGATTGAGCATCACAGGACTCGTCGTCCACGCGGCGCAGGTCGTCAACAACTGGCTCATCCAAGTCAAGGAACCGACTCGAGAGATCGCCGAGGACGACTACCGACCGGTCAACGAAAAGATGGGACTCACGGCGATGTTCGACGGGTCAGCCCTGCCCGACCTCGACATCGACGAGGCGGTAGCGATCTTCGACAAGGTCATCGACGGGATCGAGGAGGCTCGGGCCGCAGTCGCAGAGGCGGGGACCGACCTCGGCACCGAAGTTCCGATGCCGTACAACCCGTGGATGCCCGACGACTTCGTCATGTCCGTCCGCTGGATCCTCATGCATCTCAATACCGAGATCGCCCGGCATGCCGGACATGCAGACATCATCCGCGAGTCGATCGACGGGGCGATCGCCTACCAGCTCAATGCTCAGGCCGACGGCGAGCCGTGGCCGCCCGAGGGCATCGACTGGACCTGA
- the aceA gene encoding isocitrate lyase, whose translation MTENTTQNSLHDAEAIRRDWATNARWSGVARDYEPEDVVKLRGSLIEEHTLARHGAGRLWNQITAGDIHSGDYVNALGALTGNQAVEQVKAGLNAIYLSGWQVAADANAAGQTYPDQSIYPANSVPQVVRRINNALMRADQIETSEGNKQVDDWFAPIVADAEAGFGGSINVYELMRSMIAAGAAGVHFEDQLGSEKKCGHLGGKVLVPTSQHIRTLNAARLAADVENVPSLVIARTDAEAATLMTSDIDERDQQFVTGERTAEGFYKVRNGIEAGIARGLSFAPYADMLWMETSTPDLEAAKQFAEAIHAEYPDQMLSYNCSPSFNWRKHLDDATIAKFQRELGAMGYKFQFITLAGFHALNYSMFDLAHGYAREQMKAYVDLQEREFAAEERGYTATRHQREVGTGYFDLVSTALNPESSTTALAGSTETAQFH comes from the coding sequence ATGACTGAGAACACCACGCAGAACAGCTTGCACGATGCTGAAGCCATCCGCCGCGACTGGGCCACCAACGCCCGCTGGTCGGGAGTCGCTCGTGACTACGAGCCCGAGGATGTCGTCAAACTGCGCGGTTCGCTGATCGAGGAGCACACGCTGGCCCGTCACGGAGCCGGGCGCCTCTGGAACCAGATTACCGCCGGCGACATCCACTCCGGTGACTACGTCAACGCACTCGGTGCACTGACCGGCAACCAGGCAGTCGAGCAGGTCAAGGCCGGCCTCAACGCCATCTACCTCTCCGGGTGGCAGGTCGCCGCCGACGCGAACGCCGCCGGTCAGACCTACCCCGACCAGTCGATCTACCCGGCCAACTCGGTGCCGCAGGTCGTCCGCCGCATCAACAACGCTCTGATGCGCGCCGACCAGATCGAGACCTCGGAAGGCAACAAGCAGGTCGACGACTGGTTCGCTCCGATCGTCGCCGACGCGGAAGCGGGCTTCGGCGGCTCGATCAACGTCTACGAACTCATGCGGTCGATGATCGCAGCCGGCGCTGCCGGTGTGCACTTCGAGGATCAGCTCGGTTCCGAGAAGAAGTGCGGCCACCTCGGCGGCAAGGTCCTCGTCCCGACCTCGCAGCACATCCGCACGCTCAACGCCGCCCGCCTCGCGGCCGACGTCGAGAACGTGCCCAGCCTCGTCATCGCCCGTACCGACGCCGAGGCAGCCACGCTGATGACCTCGGACATCGACGAGCGCGACCAGCAGTTCGTCACCGGTGAGCGCACCGCCGAAGGCTTCTACAAGGTTCGCAACGGCATCGAAGCAGGCATCGCACGCGGACTGTCGTTCGCTCCCTACGCGGACATGCTGTGGATGGAGACCTCCACACCTGACCTCGAAGCAGCCAAGCAGTTCGCCGAGGCGATCCACGCCGAGTACCCGGACCAGATGCTGTCCTACAACTGCTCGCCGTCGTTCAACTGGCGCAAGCACCTCGACGATGCGACCATCGCGAAGTTCCAGCGCGAGCTCGGAGCCATGGGCTACAAGTTCCAGTTCATCACCCTGGCCGGCTTCCACGCTCTGAACTACTCGATGTTCGATCTGGCCCACGGCTACGCCCGCGAGCAGATGAAGGCATACGTCGACCTGCAGGAGCGCGAGTTCGCTGCCGAGGAGCGCGGATACACCGCGACCCGCCACCAGCGTGAGGTGGGCACCGGCTACTTCGATCTGGTGTCGACTGCACTCAACCCCGAGTCGTCGACCACCGCGCTGGCCGGCTCCACCGAAACCGCTCAGTTCCACTGA
- the aceB gene encoding malate synthase A codes for MSYIKINAPLETGFGTVLSEPALTFIAKLHDEFAGTICDVLRTRRARAAEMNGGTLPRFKPETARIRADRSWSVAGSAGAPGLEDRRVELTGPVTEDEVVAALNSQAKVWLADLEDATSPTWANVIGGQVNLFRAIRGQLPGVTNDNQPTIGLRPRGWHLPEKHLIYVDDNGAEFSTSAALVDFGLYFFHNARYLIDNGSGPYFYLPKLESSQEARLWNKVFVLAQNMLGIEQGTIRATAHIETITAVFQMEEILFELRDHCAGLEAAGWDYLFSVVKNLRNTTEYVLPDRERLTMDLPLMKAFTDRLVATCHRRGAHAIGTMSNLMADHPDQEFVAAEFERMREDKAREAWQGFDGTWVADPALVPAALAVFDAALGSQPHQLENKRPDVQVTSENILDRTGLEPVVTEEGVRVNIRVAIGYMNEWLGGNGHVALENQLEDVSTAEICRSQIWQWIRHEVTLDNGQQLTSRLVERYLGEELAGMERRADDHFDEAVEIFRETALGEEFAEFLTMPAYTDHLVDRVSKPTEAFVA; via the coding sequence ATGTCTTACATCAAGATCAACGCGCCGCTCGAAACCGGCTTCGGCACCGTCCTTTCGGAGCCTGCTCTGACGTTCATCGCCAAGCTCCACGACGAGTTCGCCGGCACCATCTGCGACGTGCTGCGCACGCGCCGGGCCCGCGCGGCCGAGATGAACGGCGGAACCCTCCCCCGTTTCAAGCCCGAGACCGCACGCATCCGCGCCGACCGCTCCTGGTCGGTCGCCGGATCCGCCGGAGCACCCGGTCTCGAAGACCGCCGCGTGGAGCTCACCGGCCCGGTCACCGAAGACGAAGTCGTGGCAGCGCTGAACTCGCAGGCGAAAGTGTGGCTGGCCGACCTCGAAGACGCCACGAGCCCCACCTGGGCCAACGTCATCGGAGGACAGGTCAACCTCTTCCGCGCCATCCGCGGCCAGCTGCCCGGAGTGACCAACGACAATCAGCCGACCATCGGACTGCGTCCCCGCGGTTGGCACCTGCCCGAGAAGCACCTGATCTACGTCGATGACAACGGAGCCGAGTTCTCGACCTCCGCCGCGCTGGTCGACTTCGGTCTCTACTTCTTCCACAATGCTCGGTACCTCATCGACAATGGTTCCGGCCCGTACTTCTACCTGCCGAAGCTCGAGTCCTCGCAGGAAGCACGCCTGTGGAACAAGGTCTTCGTCCTGGCGCAGAACATGCTGGGCATCGAACAGGGCACCATCCGGGCGACCGCTCACATCGAGACGATCACCGCAGTGTTCCAGATGGAGGAGATCCTCTTCGAGCTGCGCGATCACTGCGCCGGCCTCGAAGCCGCCGGCTGGGACTACCTGTTCTCCGTGGTGAAGAACCTGCGCAACACCACCGAGTACGTTCTGCCCGACCGCGAGCGCCTGACGATGGACCTGCCGCTGATGAAGGCCTTCACCGACCGCCTCGTGGCCACCTGCCATCGTCGCGGAGCACATGCGATCGGAACCATGTCCAACCTCATGGCCGATCACCCCGACCAGGAGTTCGTGGCCGCCGAATTCGAGCGCATGCGTGAGGACAAGGCCCGTGAGGCCTGGCAGGGCTTCGACGGCACCTGGGTCGCCGATCCTGCTCTGGTTCCCGCTGCCCTGGCCGTGTTCGACGCCGCTCTGGGCTCGCAGCCGCACCAGCTGGAGAACAAGCGCCCCGACGTGCAGGTGACCAGCGAGAACATCCTCGACCGCACCGGCCTCGAGCCGGTCGTGACCGAAGAGGGCGTGCGCGTGAACATCCGCGTGGCCATCGGATACATGAACGAATGGCTCGGCGGCAATGGGCACGTGGCTCTGGAGAACCAGCTCGAAGACGTGTCGACGGCCGAGATCTGCCGCTCGCAGATCTGGCAGTGGATCCGCCACGAGGTGACCCTGGACAACGGTCAGCAGCTGACCTCGCGTCTGGTGGAGCGCTACCTCGGCGAGGAGCTGGCGGGCATGGAGCGCCGCGCCGACGACCACTTCGATGAGGCCGTGGAGATCTTCCGCGAGACGGCACTGGGCGAGGAGTTCGCTGAATTCCTCACCATGCCGGCCTACACCGACCACCTGGTCGACCGGGTGTCCAAGCCCACCGAAGCCTTCGTCGCCTAA
- a CDS encoding ImmA/IrrE family metallo-endopeptidase, which produces MTLNELGHEVGRAASQISTIENGKRETSVTLLASIAKALKTDVSELIDPAPIDERQALELEAERNQASPMYSSLGLPQVRIKSLPADALEAIVGLQRQLGEALERRAATPEEARRANRELRDRMREKNNYFADLEATAAELLDLVGYESGTVSQRQTALIAEKLGFSLHYVSDLPESTRSISDTANKRLYLPNADAAFDPRSHLLMSLAPHVLGYDSPKDFHEFLQQRVEANYLAAAILLPESSAVPMLEEEKKKRVLSVEHLRDMFGVGYEMAAHRFTNLATEHLGLPVHFMKVHNSGTIHKAYSNDGLPFPTDPLGAIEGQFACKRFTSRTVFRVADRFSPYYQYTDTPHGSFWCTARVLPGGDFAISVGVPFSHVRWFEGRESPIRSQSGCPDPSCCRQAPNDLAEKWEDQALPSARMHASLLAAVPPGAVPGVDDTEVYEFLERHSG; this is translated from the coding sequence TTGACCCTCAACGAGCTGGGGCACGAAGTGGGGCGTGCGGCGTCCCAGATCTCGACGATCGAGAACGGCAAGCGAGAAACTTCTGTCACGCTCCTGGCCTCGATCGCGAAGGCGCTGAAGACAGATGTCTCCGAGCTCATCGACCCCGCTCCGATCGACGAACGACAAGCCCTCGAACTCGAAGCCGAACGCAATCAGGCCTCCCCCATGTACTCCTCCCTCGGACTGCCGCAGGTGCGGATCAAGTCCCTGCCGGCGGATGCCCTCGAGGCGATCGTGGGTCTTCAGCGGCAGCTCGGCGAGGCTCTGGAGCGACGGGCCGCTACCCCGGAGGAGGCACGGCGGGCCAACCGGGAGCTGCGGGATCGGATGAGGGAGAAGAACAACTACTTCGCCGACCTCGAGGCCACTGCCGCCGAGCTGCTCGACCTCGTCGGCTACGAATCCGGAACGGTGTCACAGCGGCAGACAGCGCTCATCGCCGAGAAGCTCGGTTTCAGCCTCCATTACGTCTCCGACCTGCCAGAATCGACTCGGTCGATCTCGGACACCGCGAACAAGCGCCTGTATCTGCCCAATGCCGATGCCGCTTTCGATCCGCGGTCGCACCTGCTCATGAGCCTGGCTCCGCATGTCCTCGGCTATGACTCCCCGAAGGACTTCCACGAGTTCCTCCAGCAGCGCGTCGAGGCCAACTACCTGGCTGCCGCCATCCTGCTGCCCGAGTCCTCAGCCGTGCCGATGCTCGAAGAGGAGAAGAAGAAGCGGGTGCTCTCCGTCGAGCATCTGCGCGATATGTTCGGCGTCGGCTATGAGATGGCCGCCCACCGGTTCACGAACCTCGCCACCGAGCACCTCGGCCTGCCCGTGCACTTCATGAAGGTCCACAACTCCGGCACGATCCACAAGGCGTACTCGAACGACGGCCTGCCGTTCCCTACCGATCCGCTCGGAGCGATCGAGGGCCAGTTCGCGTGCAAGCGCTTCACCTCGCGCACCGTCTTCCGCGTCGCGGACCGGTTCAGCCCGTACTACCAGTACACCGACACCCCGCACGGCTCGTTCTGGTGCACCGCCCGTGTGCTGCCCGGCGGCGACTTCGCCATCAGCGTCGGCGTCCCGTTCTCCCATGTCCGCTGGTTCGAGGGTCGGGAATCACCGATCCGATCGCAGTCAGGATGCCCGGATCCGTCCTGCTGCCGACAGGCCCCGAACGATCTGGCCGAGAAGTGGGAGGACCAGGCGCTGCCGTCGGCCCGGATGCACGCGTCCCTGCTGGCCGCGGTTCCGCCCGGTGCCGTGCCCGGCGTCGACGACACCGAGGTCTACGAGTTCCTCGAGCGCCATTCCGGCTGA
- a CDS encoding helix-turn-helix transcriptional regulator, with product MRSETRLLTLLSLFASGRGYTAAELAARFDVTPRTIRRDIAELRDLGYIISSIPGLAGGYRAESRTVLPPLQLEAGEALATAVGLALLRGAGLDTEHADSATTKLREMLPTAMRATVADIAAAVSVSEGNVPGVDIDAVITLASAINASTIATFDYRKMQRTEAEVPSVTSAPVTPTADPIAVRWAAPDSGVTDANSSTAEPSTLRRVEPIRLVVFGAHWYVFAFDLDRDDHRVFRLDRMSDVHATTLSFTPRDHPDAEAAVSAAVTTTAYPHTVVLRTAASVQEAKEWFSTRSATITEAADGVRITCGFWDLRWVTATLAAIPAEIEVLHPPELIDSLREHAARAQAVVEASIS from the coding sequence ATGCGATCGGAGACGCGGCTCCTGACTCTGCTGAGCCTGTTCGCCTCCGGGCGTGGGTACACTGCCGCCGAACTCGCCGCCCGCTTCGACGTCACCCCGCGGACCATCCGCCGCGATATCGCCGAGCTGCGCGATCTCGGCTACATCATCTCCTCGATCCCTGGTCTCGCCGGTGGCTACCGCGCCGAATCGCGGACGGTGCTGCCGCCTCTGCAGCTCGAGGCGGGGGAGGCGCTGGCCACCGCGGTTGGTCTCGCGCTCCTGCGCGGGGCCGGCCTGGACACCGAGCATGCGGATTCGGCGACGACGAAGCTGCGGGAGATGCTTCCGACGGCGATGCGCGCGACCGTCGCTGATATCGCGGCGGCCGTGTCCGTGTCCGAAGGAAACGTTCCCGGAGTCGATATCGATGCAGTCATCACGCTCGCCTCGGCGATCAATGCGTCGACGATCGCGACCTTCGACTACCGGAAGATGCAGCGGACGGAGGCCGAGGTCCCCTCCGTCACGAGCGCGCCCGTTACCCCGACCGCCGATCCGATTGCGGTTCGATGGGCAGCCCCCGATAGCGGCGTCACCGACGCCAACTCCTCGACTGCCGAACCCTCGACGCTGCGTCGCGTGGAACCGATCCGCCTCGTCGTTTTCGGCGCTCACTGGTACGTCTTCGCCTTCGACCTCGACCGCGATGATCATCGGGTCTTCCGCCTCGACCGGATGAGCGATGTCCACGCGACGACGCTGAGCTTTACGCCGCGTGACCACCCCGACGCCGAGGCGGCTGTCTCCGCCGCCGTCACCACCACCGCGTATCCGCACACCGTCGTTCTGCGCACCGCTGCCTCGGTGCAGGAGGCGAAGGAATGGTTTTCCACCCGGAGCGCCACCATCACCGAGGCGGCCGACGGGGTGCGCATCACCTGCGGATTCTGGGACCTCAGATGGGTCACGGCCACCCTGGCAGCGATCCCCGCCGAGATCGAAGTGCTCCACCCGCCGGAGCTCATCGACTCCCTGCGAGAACACGCAGCGAGAGCCCAGGCAGTCGTCGAAGCCTCAATTTCCTAA
- a CDS encoding FAD-binding and (Fe-S)-binding domain-containing protein, giving the protein MTTMAHPTGANRATVDEDESQTALPTALAEQFRTAGIRDFSIDDTDRAAYSSDASLFRLVPAAVVFPQDEEEVARVLSVARRLGVAITSRGAGTSIAGNAIGRGIVLDFSLHMNAVFDLDPDEQSAWVQSGCVHAHLQKQAKPHGLRFGPDPSTHTRCTIGGMIGNNACGPRALGYGRTGDNILALKVMLIDGTVVTLDDSDAAATFPRLHELVAQNLGTIRTNFGTFSRQVSGYGLESLLPENGFDVRRAFAGTEGTWGVILAAKMRLVKDPSFTSAVVLGYADMVAAAHDAPLLKDFPVAACEGLDSRMLDRVIDTKGAEAVPPLPEGAGWLVVELTGEDESALESETQRLISESKSLDTAVLDAKAAAEVWAIRADGAGLVSRTPDGRDAHAGWEDSAVPVDHLGDYLHDLMELLEEHGLWGIPYGHFGDGCLHMRVDFPLEDPNGGQVMRDFMVAATKLVARYGGSVSGEHGDGRARSELLRLMYTPAALDLFAQVKRLFDPQHLLNPGVIVDPDALDESVRLTQLPLREELPGTLAMAYEGESAGFASAVHRCTGVGKCRADSAAGGGIMCPSYQATRDERHSTRGRARVLQEMVSGDLLEPRWDSPEVHEALDLCLSCKACGTECPTGTDMSTYKAEVLHQTYKGRLRPMKHYSLGFLPQLARLVTPVAPVLNKVSGLPGLTTLAKKMAGIDVRRSIPQFASTTFRKWWTTIAEAAPKSRANAEVVLFADSWSNHFAPRILAAAVAVLEQAGVHVRVVDQTVCCGLPLISTGQLDAAKANLSETITALDATGDVPIIGVEPSCLATLKDDSLKLVADEASHRVADRVQTLAQYLLSIGAGLPDLSGVEALVQPHCHQSAIFGNAADRELLARAGASTEFLGGCCGLAGNFGVEDGHFETSVAVAEVALLPALRKRGRATSVEPRTGSGTHSDNGERLQIVLADGYSCRTQITDLSDAEGVSLAELLAWGWGLEPRR; this is encoded by the coding sequence ATGACGACTATGGCCCATCCCACTGGAGCGAATCGGGCGACCGTCGACGAAGACGAGTCCCAGACAGCGCTTCCCACCGCACTCGCCGAACAGTTCCGCACCGCGGGCATCCGTGATTTCAGCATCGACGACACCGACCGCGCCGCGTACTCCTCCGATGCCTCGCTCTTCCGGCTCGTCCCCGCCGCCGTCGTCTTCCCCCAGGACGAAGAGGAAGTGGCGCGAGTACTGTCTGTTGCGCGCCGCCTCGGTGTGGCCATCACCAGCCGCGGCGCCGGCACATCGATCGCCGGCAATGCCATCGGCCGCGGCATCGTCCTCGACTTCTCTCTCCATATGAATGCGGTCTTCGACCTCGACCCGGACGAGCAGTCGGCCTGGGTGCAGTCCGGCTGCGTCCACGCTCACCTGCAGAAACAGGCCAAACCGCACGGTCTGCGCTTCGGCCCGGACCCGTCCACCCACACCCGCTGCACGATCGGCGGGATGATCGGCAACAATGCGTGCGGCCCGCGGGCACTGGGCTACGGACGCACGGGGGACAACATCCTGGCGCTGAAGGTCATGCTCATCGACGGCACCGTCGTCACCCTCGATGACTCGGACGCGGCGGCGACGTTCCCGCGACTGCACGAACTCGTTGCGCAGAACCTCGGCACCATCCGCACGAACTTCGGCACGTTCTCCCGCCAGGTCTCCGGGTACGGCCTCGAGTCCCTCCTACCGGAGAATGGCTTCGACGTCCGCCGGGCCTTCGCCGGCACCGAGGGCACCTGGGGCGTCATCCTCGCGGCGAAGATGCGTCTGGTCAAGGACCCGAGCTTCACCTCGGCGGTTGTGCTCGGCTATGCGGACATGGTCGCCGCCGCCCACGATGCGCCTCTGCTGAAGGACTTCCCCGTCGCCGCCTGTGAGGGTCTCGATTCGCGCATGCTCGACCGGGTCATCGACACCAAGGGCGCCGAGGCGGTCCCGCCGCTGCCCGAGGGCGCGGGCTGGCTCGTCGTCGAACTCACCGGTGAGGACGAGTCCGCCCTCGAGTCGGAGACTCAGCGCCTCATCTCCGAATCGAAGTCGCTCGATACCGCGGTCCTCGATGCCAAGGCGGCGGCCGAGGTGTGGGCGATCCGCGCCGATGGTGCGGGCCTCGTCTCACGCACTCCCGATGGACGGGACGCCCACGCGGGGTGGGAGGATTCGGCGGTTCCGGTGGACCACCTCGGCGATTATCTTCATGACCTCATGGAGCTGCTCGAGGAGCACGGGCTGTGGGGTATTCCCTATGGGCACTTCGGTGACGGCTGCCTGCACATGCGCGTGGACTTCCCACTCGAGGACCCGAACGGCGGTCAGGTGATGCGCGATTTCATGGTCGCGGCCACGAAGCTCGTCGCCCGCTACGGCGGGTCGGTCTCCGGGGAGCACGGGGACGGTCGGGCCCGGTCCGAACTGCTCCGCCTCATGTACACCCCGGCGGCGCTCGATCTGTTTGCCCAGGTCAAACGTCTCTTCGATCCTCAGCATCTGCTCAATCCCGGTGTCATCGTCGACCCGGATGCCCTCGACGAGTCGGTGCGTCTGACCCAACTGCCGCTGCGTGAGGAGCTGCCCGGCACTCTGGCGATGGCTTACGAGGGCGAGTCCGCCGGTTTCGCTTCGGCGGTGCACCGGTGCACCGGAGTCGGCAAGTGCCGTGCGGATTCGGCGGCCGGCGGCGGCATCATGTGCCCGTCGTACCAGGCCACCCGGGACGAGCGGCATTCGACGCGAGGTCGCGCACGAGTGTTGCAGGAGATGGTGTCCGGAGATCTGCTCGAGCCTCGCTGGGACTCCCCCGAGGTCCACGAGGCTCTCGACCTGTGCCTATCGTGCAAGGCCTGCGGGACCGAATGCCCGACCGGCACGGACATGTCGACGTACAAGGCCGAGGTCCTGCACCAGACATACAAGGGCAGGCTGCGGCCGATGAAGCACTACTCCCTCGGGTTCCTCCCCCAGCTCGCGCGCCTGGTCACGCCGGTGGCGCCGGTGCTCAACAAGGTCTCGGGACTGCCGGGGCTGACGACGCTGGCGAAGAAGATGGCCGGCATCGACGTCCGCCGCTCGATCCCGCAGTTCGCGTCCACGACGTTCAGGAAGTGGTGGACCACCATCGCCGAGGCGGCACCGAAGTCGCGTGCCAATGCCGAAGTCGTGCTGTTCGCCGATTCCTGGTCGAACCATTTCGCTCCGCGCATCCTCGCCGCGGCCGTCGCCGTGCTCGAGCAGGCCGGTGTGCATGTGCGGGTGGTCGATCAGACCGTGTGCTGCGGGCTGCCTCTCATCTCCACCGGTCAGCTGGATGCGGCGAAGGCGAATCTGTCGGAGACGATCACCGCTCTCGATGCCACGGGAGACGTGCCGATCATCGGCGTCGAACCCTCGTGCCTGGCCACGCTCAAGGACGATTCGCTCAAGCTCGTCGCCGATGAGGCCTCGCACCGAGTGGCCGACCGCGTGCAGACTCTTGCCCAATACCTGCTGAGCATCGGCGCCGGACTGCCGGACCTGTCAGGAGTCGAGGCGCTCGTGCAGCCGCACTGCCACCAGTCCGCGATCTTCGGCAATGCGGCCGACAGGGAGCTGCTGGCCAGGGCCGGAGCGAGCACTGAGTTCCTCGGGGGCTGCTGCGGTCTGGCCGGGAACTTCGGCGTCGAGGACGGCCATTTCGAGACCTCGGTCGCCGTCGCCGAGGTGGCTCTGCTGCCGGCTCTGCGCAAACGGGGACGGGCCACCAGTGTGGAGCCCCGGACCGGATCCGGCACGCATTCCGACAACGGCGAGCGTCTGCAGATCGTTCTCGCCGACGGGTATTCGTGCCGCACACAGATCACGGATCTCAGCGACGCCGAGGGCGTGTCGCTGGCCGAACTCCTCGCGTGGGGATGGGGGCTGGAACCTCGGCGGTGA
- a CDS encoding inositol monophosphatase family protein, with amino-acid sequence MNSELESLPAEIVDLPLIRIASDLSLMAWEQILAWRPLLGASLDASVVDTKTSPNDLVTRADAQIEALVRGYLNRVRPHDLMVGEEGSEALDPVEVFPTDFLLKLHAFDSESGRLLELGDERQSNGAAGADDGPRLEWHVDPIDGTVNYVRSIEHHAFSVGVCEVADEEDAGLGLGVWRIGLVASPGLDATWLAAAGRGAFRVDGRLADYRESSSAVPARRLRGTPPGLSGRLLATGFAYALSSRGVQLAKLEDLMTGYDDIRRCGSAALDLCMVAEGRVNGYAERGLGIYDYAGGAVIVEEAGLKVSRGGSGGPTAAADTQDEVDRLIAAI; translated from the coding sequence ATGAACTCCGAGCTCGAATCGCTGCCCGCTGAGATCGTCGACCTTCCGCTCATCCGCATCGCCTCAGACCTCTCGCTCATGGCTTGGGAGCAGATACTCGCCTGGAGGCCGCTGCTCGGCGCGAGCCTCGATGCCAGCGTCGTCGATACGAAGACCTCACCGAATGACCTCGTCACTCGCGCAGACGCACAGATCGAAGCGCTTGTGCGCGGGTACCTCAATCGAGTCCGACCCCATGACCTCATGGTCGGCGAAGAGGGATCCGAGGCCCTGGATCCTGTCGAAGTCTTCCCAACGGATTTCCTACTCAAACTCCACGCTTTCGACTCGGAGTCGGGCCGACTCCTCGAGCTCGGCGATGAACGGCAGAGTAATGGAGCAGCCGGGGCGGATGACGGTCCGCGCTTGGAGTGGCATGTCGACCCGATCGACGGCACCGTCAACTATGTCCGCAGCATCGAACACCATGCATTCTCCGTCGGCGTCTGCGAGGTTGCAGATGAGGAGGACGCCGGCCTCGGGCTCGGCGTCTGGCGGATCGGACTCGTCGCCTCACCCGGACTGGACGCCACCTGGTTGGCGGCCGCGGGACGCGGCGCCTTTCGCGTCGACGGACGATTGGCTGACTACCGCGAGTCCAGTTCTGCCGTTCCGGCGCGACGCCTGCGTGGGACTCCGCCCGGACTGTCGGGCAGGCTCCTGGCCACTGGATTCGCCTACGCCCTGAGCAGCCGCGGCGTCCAGCTGGCCAAACTCGAGGACCTCATGACCGGCTACGACGACATCCGACGCTGCGGATCGGCCGCCCTCGACCTGTGCATGGTCGCCGAAGGGCGGGTCAACGGCTACGCCGAACGCGGCCTGGGCATCTACGACTACGCCGGCGGGGCCGTCATCGTCGAAGAGGCCGGCCTCAAGGTCAGTCGCGGAGGCTCCGGCGGACCGACCGCCGCGGCCGATACCCAGGACGAGGTCGACCGTCTCATTGCCGCGATCTGA
- a CDS encoding universal stress protein: MTILIGYLPAPEGEAALRAGFAEAKLRSSAAVVINSQRRGASGTPTEIGEDEIKRIVDLGKESDVDVEVLQPDHEDDLPGTLNDLAEEYKAQLIVIGLRKRSAIGKFILGSQAQRILLEAEVPVLTAKA, from the coding sequence ATGACGATTCTCATTGGCTACCTACCCGCTCCCGAGGGTGAGGCTGCTCTGCGTGCCGGTTTCGCAGAGGCCAAACTGCGGTCGAGCGCTGCCGTCGTGATCAACTCACAGCGACGAGGTGCCAGTGGAACTCCGACCGAGATCGGTGAGGACGAGATCAAGCGGATCGTCGACCTCGGCAAGGAATCGGACGTCGACGTCGAGGTGCTCCAGCCCGACCACGAAGACGATCTGCCCGGCACGCTCAACGACCTCGCCGAGGAGTACAAAGCCCAGCTCATCGTCATCGGCCTGCGCAAACGCTCGGCGATCGGGAAGTTCATCCTCGGCTCGCAGGCACAGCGGATCCTCCTCGAAGCCGAGGTTCCGGTCCTCACGGCCAAAGCCTGA